The Thomasclavelia ramosa DSM 1402 genome includes a region encoding these proteins:
- a CDS encoding PTS sugar transporter subunit IIC, with amino-acid sequence MDKMADVLGRVGAWCGQNKYLSAIKNAFQTFMPLTIAGAIGVLWCNVLVNADSGLGMFWKPIMALEVINPAFAAMQFATISCITVGITFGIAQEIGEANGETGYFAGLLGLACWLAVTQSGWANYALVDTAKQTLELTADGALQTFTGVAGGALGATGLFTGMIVGVVSVEIFCALRKVEGLKLKMPETVPPGVARAFEVLIPAVITLAIIALIGRGCELVTGLYLNDVISTYIQGPLGAIGSTIPGVIIIYIIIGLFWLVGIHGNNMLAAVKEALFTPLMLENIETFSKTNNAKGDDLHIFAMAWLQMFGEFGGSGVTIGLVISILVFSKREDNRTIAGISLVPGLFNINETVTFGIPMVLNPILGIPFVLAPIVTLMLGYVLTVIGFCPKAVINTPWTTPPILHGFLTTGANIMGAVSQAIAIVASILIYAPFLIAYERYQNKQAAEAAE; translated from the coding sequence ATGGACAAAATGGCAGATGTCCTTGGCCGCGTTGGTGCGTGGTGTGGGCAAAATAAGTATTTATCTGCAATTAAAAATGCGTTCCAAACATTCATGCCTTTGACTATCGCAGGTGCGATCGGGGTTTTATGGTGTAACGTATTAGTTAATGCAGATTCAGGGTTAGGTATGTTCTGGAAACCTATCATGGCTTTAGAAGTAATTAACCCAGCGTTTGCAGCAATGCAATTCGCAACAATTTCTTGTATCACAGTTGGGATTACTTTTGGTATCGCTCAAGAAATCGGTGAAGCTAATGGTGAAACTGGATACTTCGCAGGTTTATTAGGACTTGCTTGCTGGCTAGCAGTAACTCAAAGTGGATGGGCTAACTATGCATTAGTAGACACTGCTAAACAAACATTAGAATTAACAGCTGATGGAGCATTACAAACATTTACAGGTGTTGCTGGTGGTGCTTTAGGAGCAACAGGTTTATTTACAGGGATGATCGTTGGGGTTGTTTCAGTAGAAATCTTCTGTGCATTACGTAAAGTAGAAGGATTAAAATTAAAAATGCCTGAAACAGTACCTCCAGGTGTTGCTCGTGCATTCGAAGTTTTAATTCCAGCTGTAATTACTTTAGCAATCATTGCGTTAATTGGACGTGGATGTGAATTAGTTACTGGATTATATTTAAATGACGTAATTTCAACTTATATCCAAGGACCTTTAGGTGCAATTGGATCAACTATTCCAGGGGTAATCATTATTTATATCATTATCGGATTATTCTGGTTAGTAGGTATTCATGGTAACAACATGTTAGCTGCAGTAAAAGAAGCATTATTTACACCATTAATGTTAGAAAATATCGAAACATTCTCTAAAACAAATAATGCTAAAGGTGATGATTTACACATCTTCGCAATGGCATGGTTACAAATGTTCGGTGAATTTGGTGGTTCTGGGGTTACAATCGGTTTAGTAATTTCTATCTTAGTTTTCTCAAAACGTGAAGATAACCGTACAATCGCAGGTATCTCATTAGTACCAGGTTTATTCAACATCAATGAAACAGTTACATTTGGTATCCCAATGGTATTAAACCCAATCTTAGGTATTCCATTTGTATTAGCACCAATCGTTACTTTAATGCTTGGTTATGTATTAACTGTAATTGGATTCTGTCCAAAAGCTGTAATCAATACACCTTGGACAACACCACCTATCTTACATGGTTTCTTAACTACAGGAGCTAATATCATGGGTGCTGTATCTCAAGCAATTGCAATCGTAGCATCTATCTTAATTTATGCACCATTCTTAATTGCTTATGAAAGATATCAAAACAAACAAGCTGCAGAAGCTGCTGAATAA
- a CDS encoding MarR family winged helix-turn-helix transcriptional regulator, which produces MDQERFDNMIKVIDESYDLIQEYDSKPRQFGKVMLYPVETHTLAIIGNHPGINASMIAKELKKTLSASSQILKKLEQKGLISRTKNPHNNREYNLYLTVGGRQIFDLHGQFDKKIMKRYFKNLISFSNEEIDIYIKVQRALNKEYAQDNEESL; this is translated from the coding sequence GTGGATCAAGAGCGATTTGATAATATGATTAAAGTAATTGACGAAAGTTATGATTTAATACAAGAATATGATAGTAAACCTCGACAATTTGGCAAAGTGATGCTTTATCCAGTAGAAACTCACACTCTTGCAATAATTGGAAATCACCCTGGAATAAATGCTTCGATGATTGCTAAAGAATTAAAAAAAACATTAAGTGCCAGCAGTCAAATTTTAAAGAAGCTAGAACAAAAAGGATTAATTTCAAGAACCAAGAATCCTCATAATAATCGTGAGTATAATTTATACTTAACGGTTGGCGGGAGGCAGATTTTTGATTTACATGGTCAGTTTGATAAGAAAATTATGAAACGTTATTTTAAGAATTTAATTAGTTTTAGCAATGAAGAAATAGATATTTATATTAAGGTTCAAAGAGCTTTAAATAAAGAATATGCACAAGACAATGAAGAATCGTTATGA
- a CDS encoding sugar O-acetyltransferase yields the protein MTEREKMELGMWYDANNDEELLKQRVLAKDLCFDLDHIKPSSYEKRLEVITSLLGYQPINIELISPFMCDYGNKIKIGKNAFINSNCYFMDGGGIELGDNVYIGPSCGLYTAIHPTEYKIRNTGLEQALPIKIGNNVWLGGNVVILPGVTIGDGCVIGAGSVVTKDIAPNSVACGNPCKVIRSIEN from the coding sequence ATGACAGAACGTGAAAAAATGGAATTAGGAATGTGGTATGATGCAAATAATGATGAAGAATTATTAAAACAAAGAGTATTAGCTAAAGATTTGTGTTTTGATCTAGATCACATAAAACCTAGCAGTTATGAAAAAAGATTAGAAGTGATTACAAGTTTGTTAGGTTATCAACCTATAAACATAGAGCTTATAAGTCCCTTTATGTGTGATTATGGAAATAAGATTAAAATTGGTAAAAATGCTTTTATTAATAGTAATTGTTATTTTATGGATGGTGGTGGAATTGAATTAGGAGATAATGTTTATATAGGACCTTCATGTGGTCTATATACTGCTATTCATCCTACCGAATATAAAATTAGAAATACTGGTTTAGAACAAGCGCTACCAATTAAAATTGGTAATAATGTGTGGTTAGGTGGTAATGTAGTTATTTTACCAGGGGTAACGATTGGCGATGGCTGTGTAATTGGAGCAGGCAGTGTTGTGACTAAAGATATTGCTCCTAATAGTGTTGCTTGTGGAAATCCCTGTAAAGTAATAAGATCAATCGAAAATTAA
- a CDS encoding RbsD/FucU domain-containing protein has product MKPKKRILHERLAAVVASLRHGEMLFIADAGSGTSSKALYPLDSSVEYIDVEVVTGSPSFEDIVTTLVACGDFEGAIVTEDMIEVNQKDYQLLVDLLGKKNIHSMHYIPEYYEMRDRCKAVVQTGDYGVHAQAILIAGYPSAEISMKWLKEGIKGK; this is encoded by the coding sequence GTGAAACCAAAAAAGAGAATTCTTCATGAACGTTTGGCAGCAGTTGTTGCTAGTCTGCGTCATGGTGAGATGTTATTTATTGCTGATGCTGGCAGTGGAACATCTAGTAAAGCCCTATACCCACTGGATTCAAGTGTTGAATATATAGATGTAGAAGTAGTGACCGGTTCACCAAGTTTTGAGGATATAGTAACTACACTAGTTGCTTGTGGTGATTTTGAAGGAGCAATCGTCACAGAAGATATGATTGAAGTAAATCAAAAAGATTATCAGTTACTGGTTGATTTGTTGGGAAAGAAAAATATTCATTCGATGCATTACATTCCTGAATATTATGAAATGCGTGATCGTTGTAAAGCAGTGGTACAAACAGGTGATTATGGTGTACATGCACAGGCAATTTTAATTGCAGGGTATCCTAGTGCAGAGATTAGTATGAAATGGTTAAAAGAAGGAATAAAGGGGAAATAA
- a CDS encoding flavodoxin family protein, producing the protein MIEVIYKSKKNNKKIAKAIADELQVDAKNIKQVQDVKADILFLGCPILGGNIPEQVTRFVAQLDANKVKKVILFSANGFGTDQFTNVKAQLKEKGIIYGPVFSCKGSAFIFKNFGHPDKKDIQAAKKFAKEVLKWR; encoded by the coding sequence ATGATTGAAGTAATATATAAAAGTAAAAAGAATAATAAGAAAATTGCGAAGGCAATTGCTGACGAACTTCAAGTCGATGCTAAAAATATTAAACAAGTGCAAGATGTTAAAGCAGATATTTTATTTTTAGGATGTCCAATTTTAGGAGGAAATATTCCTGAACAAGTAACTAGGTTTGTAGCACAACTTGATGCTAATAAAGTTAAGAAGGTTATTTTATTTTCTGCTAACGGTTTTGGAACAGATCAATTTACTAATGTTAAAGCACAGCTTAAAGAAAAGGGAATAATTTATGGACCGGTGTTTTCATGTAAAGGAAGTGCTTTTATTTTTAAAAACTTTGGACATCCTGATAAAAAGGATATCCAGGCAGCTAAAAAGTTTGCTAAAGAAGTTCTAAAATGGAGGTGA
- a CDS encoding TIGR04076 family protein: MSKCKITVLRREYYQDLADQYLADPQVGKCPLFKEGQEFILERGNGKDDFWNMMNGKFCSEAWDAVSRYIYAALQGGSIMKGWTNDEKMMIACCSDGTRPVIFKIERIDEMEEN; encoded by the coding sequence ATGTCTAAGTGTAAAATTACGGTATTACGAAGAGAGTATTATCAAGATTTAGCGGATCAATATTTAGCGGATCCGCAAGTTGGTAAATGTCCATTGTTTAAAGAGGGACAGGAATTTATTTTGGAGCGTGGTAATGGCAAAGATGATTTTTGGAATATGATGAATGGAAAGTTTTGCAGTGAGGCTTGGGATGCCGTCAGTCGCTATATTTATGCAGCTTTGCAAGGTGGCTCAATTATGAAAGGCTGGACTAATGATGAAAAGATGATGATTGCTTGTTGTAGTGATGGGACAAGACCAGTAATTTTTAAAATTGAAAGAATTGATGAGATGGAGGAAAATTAA
- a CDS encoding MalY/PatB family protein translates to MKYDFETLVDRSQNGSAKWNGMKDHNPAVAKNIAPLSVADLDLKLAPEIAEGMLEFMQNNPVFGYTNGTAAYYDAVINWMKDKHNYQVEKEWIVLSNGVVPALSDGVTAFTEENDGVIIFTPVYYPFYRAIELNNRRVQRCPLINHENSYQIDFDKFEELAKQANTKLLILCNPHNPVGRVWKKEELEKIADICLNNGIIILSDEIHEDLTMPGYTHYPIAVLSEVIGDITVTCTAPSKSFNIAGLQGSNIIIKNKELRAKFIAQQEKKGFFTLNTLSFEATRLAYTKGDAWLAEFKTLIHHNYDILVDFIKKNFPSVTVYPLEGTYLAWLDFRNLGYDYLELEKKMIAADLYLDEGYVFGQEGEGFERINIACPTWVLKEALERLKNAFSGPQVSK, encoded by the coding sequence ATGAAATATGATTTTGAAACATTAGTTGATCGGAGTCAAAATGGTTCTGCTAAATGGAACGGGATGAAAGATCATAATCCTGCAGTTGCTAAAAATATAGCTCCACTTTCAGTCGCTGATTTAGATTTGAAATTAGCACCAGAGATTGCTGAAGGGATGCTTGAATTTATGCAGAATAATCCTGTATTTGGCTATACAAATGGAACAGCAGCTTATTACGATGCAGTAATTAACTGGATGAAGGATAAACACAATTATCAAGTTGAAAAAGAATGGATCGTTTTATCTAATGGTGTAGTACCAGCGTTAAGCGATGGGGTAACTGCATTTACTGAAGAAAATGACGGAGTAATTATTTTTACGCCAGTTTATTATCCTTTCTATCGGGCAATTGAGTTAAATAATCGTCGAGTACAAAGATGTCCTTTAATAAATCATGAAAATAGTTACCAAATTGATTTTGATAAATTTGAAGAACTTGCAAAACAAGCAAATACAAAGTTATTGATTCTTTGTAATCCTCATAATCCTGTAGGGCGTGTATGGAAAAAAGAAGAGCTAGAAAAAATTGCGGATATTTGCTTAAATAATGGAATTATAATTCTTAGTGATGAGATTCATGAAGATTTAACTATGCCGGGGTATACACATTATCCAATTGCTGTTTTAAGTGAAGTGATTGGAGATATTACTGTAACATGTACAGCACCAAGTAAAAGTTTTAATATTGCAGGTTTGCAAGGATCTAATATTATTATTAAGAATAAAGAATTAAGAGCTAAATTTATTGCGCAACAAGAGAAAAAAGGATTTTTTACATTAAACACATTATCTTTTGAAGCAACACGGTTAGCTTATACTAAAGGAGATGCATGGTTAGCTGAATTTAAGACATTGATTCATCATAACTATGACATACTGGTAGACTTTATCAAGAAAAATTTTCCATCAGTTACAGTATATCCATTAGAAGGAACATATTTAGCTTGGCTAGACTTTAGAAATTTAGGTTATGACTATCTAGAATTAGAGAAGAAAATGATTGCTGCTGATCTATATTTAGATGAGGGATATGTCTTCGGTCAAGAAGGAGAAGGGTTTGAAAGAATTAATATCGCTTGCCCTACTTGGGTCTTAAAAGAAGCTTTAGAACGATTAAAAAATGCCTTTAGTGGACCACAAGTATCAAAATAA
- a CDS encoding MurR/RpiR family transcriptional regulator, whose translation MSLLSKLEYKKGFSDIEKGIANYIIDHKEEVANMRLVELAEATFTSTATISRFCKKLGEKNYNSFKINFASSVLTSYQTDVDYNRPFKENDSIQEVTNQLGELYKDTIEATKALLDYDVLNQVIEKLLKTSVIDIFAVGASYLSGLLFEHRMISIDHFVNFKSSPNDQDKRSLFVNKNTVAIVISYSGESHEIKTIVDRIVDNKGTIIAITSINDSYLRKRANYCLTMCSKENIVSKIETYSSKLSSDYLMDLIFSILFQKDYYPNLIRKINCEQKYEKKTDHDM comes from the coding sequence ATGAGTTTATTATCAAAACTGGAATACAAAAAAGGATTTAGTGACATTGAAAAAGGGATTGCTAATTATATAATTGATCATAAAGAAGAAGTGGCTAATATGCGTTTAGTTGAGTTAGCTGAGGCGACTTTTACTTCAACAGCGACGATCAGTCGTTTTTGCAAGAAACTGGGTGAAAAAAACTACAATAGCTTTAAGATCAATTTTGCTTCATCAGTTTTAACTAGTTATCAAACTGATGTTGATTACAATCGACCTTTTAAAGAGAATGATAGTATTCAAGAAGTCACAAATCAGTTAGGCGAGTTATATAAAGATACGATTGAGGCGACTAAAGCATTACTCGACTATGATGTACTTAATCAAGTAATTGAAAAGTTATTAAAAACATCAGTTATTGATATTTTTGCTGTTGGAGCTTCGTATCTTTCGGGACTATTATTCGAGCATCGGATGATTTCGATCGATCACTTTGTTAATTTTAAATCTTCACCAAATGATCAAGATAAGCGTTCTTTATTTGTAAATAAAAATACAGTTGCAATCGTGATATCTTATTCTGGTGAGAGTCATGAAATAAAAACGATAGTTGATCGGATTGTGGATAATAAGGGAACTATTATTGCAATTACTTCAATAAATGATAGTTATTTAAGAAAACGGGCGAATTATTGCTTAACAATGTGTAGTAAAGAAAATATTGTTTCGAAAATAGAAACCTATTCTTCAAAGTTAAGTAGTGATTATTTAATGGATCTAATCTTTTCAATCTTATTTCAAAAAGACTATTATCCTAACTTAATTAGAAAGATAAATTGTGAACAAAAATATGAAAAAAAGACAGATCATGATATGTAA
- a CDS encoding MarR family winged helix-turn-helix transcriptional regulator, giving the protein MKKSSYELLGQDPKWVKKLLFAGVFIQENKLHAIFDRYNEMTSKQWLLMATMTSFTDAPDLSMLAKVMGCSRQNVKKLALSLEKQGYVILEKSPKDARSLCVVMSKQGLRFRKDMEELTDEVHQALFSEFSNEEITQYYQLSIKLMHGIDHLEVFFKNRQKGAEG; this is encoded by the coding sequence ATGAAAAAATCAAGTTATGAATTATTAGGACAGGATCCTAAATGGGTCAAAAAACTGTTATTTGCGGGTGTGTTTATTCAGGAGAATAAGTTACATGCGATATTTGATCGTTACAATGAAATGACGAGTAAACAATGGTTATTAATGGCTACGATGACTTCATTTACTGATGCTCCTGATTTAAGCATGTTAGCAAAAGTGATGGGGTGTTCACGACAAAATGTAAAAAAATTAGCACTGAGTTTGGAAAAGCAGGGATATGTGATTTTAGAGAAGTCACCCAAAGATGCACGTTCGTTATGTGTGGTAATGAGTAAACAGGGATTGCGCTTTAGAAAAGATATGGAAGAATTAACAGATGAGGTACATCAAGCTTTATTTAGTGAATTTAGTAATGAAGAAATCACTCAGTATTATCAGTTATCAATTAAATTAATGCATGGGATCGATCATTTAGAAGTATTTTTTAAAAATCGTCAAAAGGGGGCAGAAGGATGA
- a CDS encoding glycoside hydrolase family 1 protein → MKMVEKNFPKGFLWGGAIAANQCEGAVLEDGKGYSTADALPEGVFGNEAIPPLDNYLKKNAIDFYHRYKEDIALFAQMGFKVLRLSIAWSRIFPHGDETVPNEKGLQFYDDVFDELAKYGIQPLVTLSHYEMPLYLATNYGGWVNRKVIDFYLNFAQVCFERYCNKVKYWLTFNEINVILHAPFNGGGIKGKADQINPEVLYQAIHHQFVASAQATKIAHKINPNFKIGCMIAGSPIYPLTPQPEDIQETVRRDRESLFFADVHVRGKYPGYMLRFFEENHIHLEITKEDEEILKNTVDFISFSYYMSYCATADEKLNQQARGNVMSGVKNPYLKESEWGWQIDPKGLRYILNQFYDRYQLPLFIVENGLGAKDILVVDEQYGYTVNDDYRIDYLKEHLKQVLEAIKDGVEVLGYTSWGPIDIVANTKCQVSKRYGYIYVDVHDDFSGTLARYPKKSFWWYQKVIATNGESLNDI, encoded by the coding sequence ATGAAGATGGTAGAAAAAAATTTTCCTAAAGGATTTTTATGGGGTGGTGCAATAGCGGCTAATCAGTGTGAAGGCGCAGTCTTAGAAGATGGCAAAGGTTATTCAACGGCTGATGCTTTGCCTGAAGGGGTATTTGGTAATGAAGCAATTCCGCCATTAGATAATTATTTAAAGAAAAATGCAATTGACTTTTATCATCGCTATAAAGAAGATATTGCATTGTTCGCTCAGATGGGATTTAAAGTATTACGCTTATCGATAGCATGGAGCCGTATTTTCCCGCATGGTGATGAGACGGTTCCTAATGAAAAGGGTTTGCAGTTTTACGATGATGTTTTTGATGAATTAGCTAAATATGGAATACAACCCCTAGTTACATTATCACATTACGAGATGCCTTTATATCTAGCGACTAATTATGGAGGATGGGTGAATCGTAAAGTAATTGATTTTTATCTTAACTTTGCTCAAGTATGTTTTGAACGTTATTGTAATAAGGTTAAGTACTGGCTAACATTCAATGAAATAAATGTTATTCTTCATGCCCCCTTTAATGGTGGTGGGATTAAAGGAAAAGCTGATCAAATTAATCCCGAAGTTTTATATCAGGCAATTCATCACCAGTTTGTTGCAAGTGCTCAAGCAACAAAAATAGCTCATAAAATCAATCCGAATTTTAAAATTGGTTGTATGATTGCAGGGAGTCCAATCTATCCATTGACCCCGCAGCCTGAAGATATTCAGGAAACAGTCCGACGTGATCGGGAGTCACTATTCTTTGCTGACGTCCATGTTAGGGGAAAATATCCAGGATACATGCTACGTTTTTTTGAAGAAAATCATATTCATTTAGAAATCACGAAAGAAGATGAAGAAATTTTAAAAAATACAGTCGATTTTATTTCTTTTAGTTATTATATGAGTTATTGTGCTACAGCTGATGAGAAACTTAATCAACAAGCTCGGGGAAATGTAATGAGCGGAGTTAAAAATCCCTATTTAAAAGAATCTGAATGGGGTTGGCAGATTGATCCTAAAGGGTTGCGATATATTCTTAATCAATTTTATGATCGATATCAGCTTCCGTTATTTATTGTTGAAAATGGTCTTGGAGCAAAGGATATTTTGGTTGTAGATGAACAATATGGTTATACAGTAAATGATGATTATCGTATTGATTATTTAAAAGAGCATTTAAAGCAGGTTTTAGAAGCAATCAAAGATGGTGTAGAAGTACTCGGTTATACAAGTTGGGGTCCAATCGATATTGTTGCTAATACAAAATGTCAAGTATCTAAACGTTATGGCTATATTTATGTTGATGTGCATGATGATTTTAGTGGAACGTTGGCGCGTTATCCCAAGAAGAGTTTTTGGTGGTATCAAAAAGTTATTGCAACGAACGGTGAAAGTTTAAATGATATTTAG
- a CDS encoding ROK family protein, whose protein sequence is MNRIGTGKLRDLNDQIILKLLLRHQEVTKKELANYSRLTVATVGTILNDFLDNGTVVEKEIIYLKKGRPTKKYGLNPEYFHSLCLFVQRKRGRDYLCWQIIDALASVLKQGKELVNDLKLEDILKFIKYLLSQDSRIQIIGLGVPAIISKEIVIESDIPNLKNVNLKAEIEKATGLKTVVKNDMNYTAYGCYLHNNKKDLCYVTFPLNSGPGCGSVINGKLIEGENSIAGEILYLPFFKYLKQEQLCFDYSPEDVALSLCCVASIINPSIVILTGEAIEADDILKIKKICLEYLPSEFMPELTYCANYENDYLLGIQEVIRESFIKQDK, encoded by the coding sequence GTGAATAGAATTGGAACTGGAAAACTACGAGATTTAAATGATCAAATCATTTTGAAATTGTTATTAAGACATCAAGAAGTGACAAAAAAAGAACTAGCTAATTATTCAAGATTGACAGTAGCTACAGTAGGAACGATTCTTAATGATTTTTTGGATAATGGAACTGTTGTTGAAAAAGAAATTATTTATTTAAAAAAAGGTCGTCCTACTAAAAAATATGGATTGAATCCAGAATATTTTCATTCATTGTGTTTATTTGTACAAAGAAAAAGAGGCAGAGATTATCTTTGCTGGCAAATCATTGATGCCCTTGCAAGTGTACTAAAACAGGGTAAAGAATTAGTAAATGATTTAAAATTAGAGGATATTTTAAAATTCATTAAATATCTTTTATCACAAGATTCGAGAATCCAAATAATTGGTTTAGGGGTACCGGCAATAATTTCTAAAGAGATAGTAATTGAATCAGATATTCCTAATTTAAAAAATGTAAATCTTAAAGCTGAAATCGAGAAGGCTACAGGATTAAAGACAGTTGTTAAAAATGATATGAATTATACTGCTTATGGCTGCTATTTACATAATAATAAAAAGGATCTTTGTTATGTGACGTTTCCATTAAATTCTGGACCTGGCTGTGGGAGTGTTATTAATGGTAAATTAATAGAAGGAGAAAATAGTATTGCTGGTGAAATCTTATATTTACCATTTTTTAAATACCTAAAACAAGAACAGTTATGCTTTGATTATTCACCAGAAGATGTGGCTTTATCATTATGTTGTGTAGCATCGATAATAAATCCTTCAATCGTGATTTTAACAGGTGAAGCTATTGAGGCTGATGATATATTAAAAATCAAGAAGATTTGTTTAGAGTATTTACCAAGTGAATTTATGCCTGAATTAACGTATTGTGCTAATTATGAAAATGATTATTTATTGGGAATACAGGAAGTTATTAGAGAAAGTTTCATTAAACAAGACAAATAA
- a CDS encoding oxidoreductase gives MKTWLITGCSSGIGRGIAKAVLKKGDNAVVTARDTSKIADLVDQYPNTALGVALDITKKESISAAVKQAQERFGTIDVLINNAGYGYRSSVEEGDIDDVNLLFNTNFFGPIELIKEVLPQMRANKNGAIVNVSSIAAVRSGVGSGYYAASKAALELMTDGLAKELKPLGIKVMIAQPGSFRTNFYDTSLKGTKNKIDDYNETAGKTRKENVVNHKNQPGDPDKGGQVIVDTIEKDNYPFRLLLGSDATKIVASALEERIQEIETWKNISSQSDFE, from the coding sequence ATGAAAACATGGTTAATTACAGGATGCTCTAGCGGAATTGGACGCGGCATTGCTAAAGCGGTATTAAAGAAAGGGGATAATGCTGTTGTTACTGCTCGTGATACAAGTAAAATTGCCGATCTAGTCGATCAATATCCAAATACAGCTTTAGGAGTGGCTCTAGATATTACCAAAAAAGAGAGTATTAGTGCTGCAGTAAAACAAGCACAAGAAAGATTTGGAACAATTGATGTATTGATCAATAATGCTGGATATGGATATCGTTCTTCAGTTGAAGAAGGTGACATAGATGATGTTAATCTTTTATTTAATACTAACTTCTTTGGGCCAATCGAACTAATTAAAGAAGTATTACCACAAATGCGAGCTAACAAAAACGGTGCTATTGTCAACGTATCATCAATTGCAGCGGTTAGATCGGGTGTAGGTTCTGGTTATTATGCTGCTAGTAAGGCTGCTTTAGAATTAATGACTGATGGTCTAGCTAAAGAATTAAAACCGCTAGGAATCAAGGTCATGATAGCACAACCAGGTTCTTTCCGAACTAATTTTTATGATACTTCACTAAAAGGGACTAAAAATAAGATCGATGATTATAACGAAACAGCTGGGAAAACTCGTAAAGAGAATGTCGTTAATCATAAAAATCAACCTGGTGATCCTGATAAAGGTGGTCAAGTTATTGTTGATACAATTGAAAAAGACAACTATCCTTTCCGTCTTCTCTTAGGTAGTGATGCTACCAAGATCGTAGCTAGTGCTTTAGAAGAAAGAATTCAAGAAATCGAAACTTGGAAAAATATTAGTAGTCAATCAGATTTTGAATAG
- a CDS encoding MurR/RpiR family transcriptional regulator codes for MILEKLRERKRFTNSEKLIAEYVLKHTEQLYQLSVEELGKETYTSKATVIRLCKKLEVNSYQEFKRQVEFEYNELSRISSLLKDEPVDENSTYQDIVKVIPTIYDKSIVQTRLDLDQNKMIQVINRLSQAKRISIYGTGISYTIASQAAFKIMTLGKECDAHSGINEHFILSQKNSRQCVAILISFTGNNSEMIKIAKYLKKAGIYVIAIGGKKGELQNYCDIYLNVYSSQDILSLEVITSFTATMYVLDVIFVSLLVKDYQSNVTTALKVIDFENKK; via the coding sequence ATGATCTTAGAGAAGCTAAGGGAGAGGAAACGCTTTACTAATAGCGAAAAGCTAATTGCAGAGTATGTTTTAAAACATACTGAACAGTTATATCAATTATCAGTGGAAGAATTAGGAAAAGAAACTTATACGAGTAAGGCTACAGTAATACGTCTTTGTAAAAAGCTGGAGGTTAATAGTTATCAAGAATTTAAACGCCAGGTTGAATTTGAGTATAATGAATTAAGTCGAATTAGTAGTCTTTTAAAAGATGAACCGGTTGATGAAAACAGTACATATCAAGATATTGTTAAAGTTATCCCAACTATTTATGATAAATCAATAGTACAGACAAGGCTGGATTTAGATCAAAATAAAATGATTCAGGTGATTAATCGTTTATCTCAAGCTAAACGTATTTCTATTTATGGAACAGGAATTAGTTATACGATTGCCAGTCAAGCTGCTTTTAAAATCATGACTTTAGGAAAAGAGTGCGATGCACATAGTGGAATCAATGAACATTTCATTTTATCACAAAAAAATAGTCGTCAATGTGTAGCCATACTTATTTCTTTTACTGGCAATAATAGTGAGATGATCAAGATTGCTAAATATTTAAAAAAGGCAGGAATCTATGTTATTGCAATTGGTGGTAAAAAGGGTGAATTACAAAACTATTGTGATATTTACCTCAATGTTTACTCGTCACAAGATATCCTTAGTTTAGAAGTGATTACATCATTTACTGCAACAATGTATGTTCTAGATGTCATTTTTGTGTCTTTACTTGTAAAGGATTATCAAAGTAATGTTACTACTGCTTTAAAAGTAATTGACTTTGAAAATAAAAAATAA